A stretch of DNA from Petrotoga sp. 9PW.55.5.1:
GAATATGCAAGATTAGCAGAAGAAACTGCAAAAGTAATGAAGTTAGTAGACCCAAACGTTAGTTTAGTTGCCTGTGGAAGTTCAGGATGGCATATACCTACTTTTGGAGAATGGGAAGCAACAGTTCTTGAACATACGTACGATTATGTTGATTATATATCTCTTCATGCTTATTATGATAATTATGAGAATAACATAGAAAACTTCTTAGCAAAATCATTAGATATGGATTCATATATTAAATCTGCGATCGCTACTTGTGATTATATAAAGGGACGTAAAAAAACCAACAAAACAATAAATATATCTTTTGACGAATGGAATGTTTGGTTTCATTCAAGAGAAGCTGATAAGAAAGTAGAGCCCTGGCAAATTGCTCCCCCACTTTTAGAAGATGTATATACCTTTGAAGATTCTTTGCTTGTTGGTTTGATGTTAATTACCTTATTAAAACATGCAGATAGGGTAAAAATAGCTTGTTTAGCTCAATTGGTAAATGTAATAGCTCCAATCATGACAAGGAAAGGTGGAGGAGCGTGGAGACAAACTATATTTTATCCGTTTATGCATGCCTCAAACTTTGGTCGAGGAACAGTCTTACAACCAGTAATTTTAACTGATAAATATGACACGAAAGATTTTAAAGAAGTTCCATTCGTAGATTCTATTCCTGTTTTTAATGAAGGAAAGAATGAATTAACTATTTTTGCTGTAAACAGAGCACAAGAAAAAATGGAATTTGAATGTGAATTAAAGGGATTTGAAGATTATTCGGTAATAGAACACATAGTATTAGAAAATGATGATCTTAAAGCTGTTAATACTGAAGAAAATCCCGATAATGTTAAACCTCATAATAATGGAAATGCCAAAAATGATGATGGAAAAGTTAAAGCAGATCTGTCTCCACTTTCTTGGAACGTTATAAGGTTAGCAAAATAATAAATATTCTTAATTAAATCAAAGGGGCTTTGGCCCCTTTCAATATTATTTTTAGGTACTTTAGAAATGATAACTTCCTAAAAATATGTGCTTGAATTTAAAATGGTTAAACTACCCCGTCTGCGACATAAAACAGAGTCGCATTCACCCCTTTGTAGAAGTGGAATGGTAGGGCCCTCAATATATATAATTATATATAATAAAGATTTTTGGATTTTTAAAGTAAGTATATTGTTTTTATGTGGGAGAATTAAAATAAAAAGATACTTTGAATATTTAAAAGACATGGTTGTTTGGTTAAGAAGATAAAAAATTTCGATTAATAATTTGATATAATTGTAATAATTCAACAAGGATCAAAGGAGAATATTCTATGGAAGTTAAAGAAAGGATTAATAGACTGAGAGAGTTAATGCAAAAAATGGGGATTACAGCTTATGTGGTCTCCACATCTGATCCACATCAGTCGGAATATATCGCTGATTATTATAAAACAAGAGTATGGATATCAGGGTTTACAGGTTCCGCAGGAACGGTGGTGATTACTCAAAAGGAAGCTATTCTTTGGACAGACGGCAGATATTTTATTCAAGCAGAAAAAGAACTTGAAAGTAGTGGCATAAAACTGTACAAAATTGGTATTCCTGGGTTCCCAACGTATTCCAAAAAATCCAGTAATTATTTCTTACGCTTTAATTTCTGAAGATAATGCATTTTTATTTGTAAATAAAAATAAAATAAATGAAAAAGTGACAAGTCATTTGAAAGAAAATGGTGTTGAAATTAAAGAATACGATGAGATAGTAGAAGAAATAGAAAATATTCCATCAGGAAGCAAAGTATTTTTAGATCCTTCAAAGATAAATAGATGGCTTTATAAAAAGATACCTGAACGTTGCGAAATAATAAAAGGTACTAATATAACCACTTATTTAAAATCTATAAAAAATGAAGTGGAAATAAAAAATCAAAAAAATGCTTATATCAAAGATGGAGTAGCTTTGGTGAAATTCATATATTGGCTTGAGAAAAATGTTGGTAAAATTAGAATCACTGAGAGGTATCTGCTTCAAAAAAATTAGAAGATTTTAGGCTTCTGCAAGAAGGATTTATTGAACCAAGTTTCGATACAATTGCTGCTTACAAAGAAAATGCAGCTATGATGCATTACAAGCCCGAAGAGGGAAAATCTAATTATGAATTAAAAAATGAAAAAATGTTTTTAGTGGATTCTGGAGGCCAATATCTTGATGGAACGACAGATATAACAAGAACTATCATCTTAGGGCCCATAACAGGCGAAGAAAAACGGGATTTTACACTTACTTTGAAAGCGCATATAAATTTAATAAATTCTAAATTTCTATATGGTTCAAAGGGAACAAATCTTGATGCTTTGGCAAGGTATCCTTTGTGGCAGGAAGGTTTAGATTACAAATGTGGAACTGGCCATGGTGTTGGTTTTCTGTTAAATGTTCATGAAGGTCCACAAAGTATTTCTAATAAATATAACGAAGTTGTATTAGAAAAAGGTATGATATTGACTATAGAACCTGGAGTATACAAAGAAGGCAAACATGGGATTAGGATTGAAAATGTAACGGTAGTAGAAGAAGATATAACTACTGATTCTGGAAAATTCATGAGATTTCAACCTTTATCTTTTTGTCCAATAGATTTAAAAGGTATAGATGTAGCCTTGTTGACCATAAAAGAGAAGAAATGGTTAAATGAATATCATAAGCAAGTATTCGATAAGTTATCTCCTTATTTAGAGGTTGAAGAAAAAGAATGGTTAAAAGAAAATACAAAAAGTATATAATTTTTCTTTTCGTTTGAAGGTGGGATAGAAATTGTCACAAACAAAAGTCGAAGAAGAACTCTCTAAAAGACGTTCTTCTATAAAACCAATGAATCATCGTATTGCGAGATTGCGTGAAGAAAGTGTTGGTAGCAAAGTAAAAATCTCAAGTGAACGAGCGAGATTAATTACCGAATTCTATAAAAGTGGTTCCGCAGATGGAAAATCAGAGCCTGTGAAAAAAGCAATGGCTTTTAAATATCTGATGGAAAGGGTAAGTCTTCCTGTTGAGAAAGGTCAGTTAATAGTAGGACTTCGTGGGACAGGACCTCAACAAGTACCTACCTATCCGGAAATATGTACCCACGATTTAGAAGATCTTGAAATCTTAGATAAAAGAGAAAATATGCCATACAAGGTGGATGAAGAAACGAAAAAAATGTATGAAAAAGATATTATTCCTTTTTGGAAGGGCAAAACGACAAGAGAGATAATCTTTGAAAATCTGTCAAAAGAATGGGTAGAAGCATATAATGCAGGCATCTGGACGGAGTTCATGGAACAAAGAGCACCAGGGCACACTGCCGGTGGTGAAAGGATATTCAAAACTGGTATATTAGATATTAAAGAAAAGATAAAAAACAAAATAAAAGAGTTGTCTCCTACGGATTCGTTATATTACGATAAATTAGAAGAATTAAAAGCGATGGATATTGCTGCAGATGCTATTTTGATATATGCCAAAAGATATTCAAAAAAGTTGAAAGATTTAGCAAAAGATGAAAAGGATATTGAGAGAAAAATTGAGTTAGAAAAGATGTCTAAAATATGTGAATGGGTACCTGCACATGCTCCAACCAGTTATTGGGAAGCATTACAACATTATTGGTTTATACATGTAGGTGTGGTATATGAAACCAATCCATGGGATTCCTTCAATCCTGGGAGATTAGATCAACATTTATATCCTTTTTATGAGAAAGAAATTGCTGAGGGATCACTGAGTCGTGAACAAGCTAAAGAACTATTAGAAGCATTTTGGTTAAAATTCAATAATCAACCTGCCGTTCCGAAAGTTAGAGTTACTGCCGAAGAAAGTTTTACCTACAATGATTTCACAAAGATAAATGTTGGGGGATTAAAAAAAGATGGTTCTAATGAAGTAAATGAAGTTTCTTATTTGATATTAGAAGTATTAAGTGAAATGAGAACTTTGCAACCCAATACAGCTGTACAAGTGAGCGTTAAAAATCCTGAGCGTTTTATTATTAAAGCGTTGGAAATAGTGGGGCCAGGATTTGGAGAGCCTCCTTTTTTCAATTTCGATGGGGTTTTACTTAAAATGCTAAGGCAAGGGAAATCTTTAGAAGATGCCAGAACAGCCGGAGTAAGTGGTTGTGTTGAAAGTGGTTCTTTTGGGAAAGAATCTTATATTTTGACTGGATATTTCAACTTACCTAAAATCTTAGAAATTACGTTGAACAATGGTGTTGATCCAAAATCAGGAAAAAAGATTGGATTAAGTACAGGCGATCCTTGCACATTTAAAAATTATGAAGAGTTATGGAACGCATATATGAATCAAATTAAATATTTTATGGACATTAAAATGAAAGGAAACGATATTATAGAATCTATATTTGCCAAACACTTTCCAGTTCCTTTCTTATCTTTGTGGATAGATGATTGTGTTGAAAAAGCCAAAGATTATAACAGTGGTGGTGCAAGGTATAATACTCAGTATATTCAGGTAGTAGGGCTTGGAACCATTGCTTATAGTTTGACGTCTCTTAAGTATCACATATTTGATCAAAAAAATATTAGAATGGATGAGCTTCTTAAAGCTTTAAATTCAAATTTTGAAGGAGAGTTTGAATATTTAAGACAAGTAATTTTGAACAAAACTCCCAAATATGGTGAAGACAACGATTACGCAGATTTCATAGCAAAATCCTTGGTTGAAAAAATAGTTGGTGTGATTGAAAATTATCCACTTTCTCCCATAAGAAAAGCTTCAAAAAGGGCTTATTTTTTACCAACTACTGTACATGTTTATTTTGGGAAGGTAACAGGGGCAACTCCTGATGGAAGAAAAGCAGGGCAACCAGTTTCTGAAGGTGTTTCTCCAGTACAGGGTAGTGATAAAAAAGGTATTGCCGCAGTTTTTAGGTCTGTATCAAAATGCGACTGGGACAAGACTGGTGGGGCATTACTCAATCAGAGACTTAGTCCAGATTTGCTTAGAGGAAATGAAAATCTCAAAAAACTTGCACAGTTAATAAAAACATTTTTTTTAATGGGTGGTCATCATGTGCAATTTAATGTTGTAAGTACAGAATTATTAAAGGAAGCTCAAAAAAGGCCAAAAGATTTTCAAGATCTGATGGTTAGAGTAGCAGGATACAGTGATTATTTTGTAAATCTTCCAAAAGGACTACAAGAAGAAATTATAGCAAGGACAGAATATGAAGAGATTTAATATCAGTGAAAAACATGGATTAATATTTGATACAAAAAGGTATGCTATACATGATGGGCCAGGGATAAGAACGACTATCTTTTTTAAAGGGTGTCCGTTGAATTGTTGGTGGTGTCATAATCCGGAGGGAATTGAATACCATGAAGAATTAATGTATTTTGAATACCAATGTATGCATTGTGGCACTTGTTATGAAGTGTGTCTAGAAAATGCGATAGAATTTGATGAAAGTCCAAAAATAAAAAGGAAGTTATGCACGCTTTGTGGAGATTGTTCTTCTTCTTGCCCAACTACAGCTTTAAGAATGGTTGGAGAAACAAGAACTGTAGATGAAGTAATATCAGAAATAGAAAAAGACATATTATTTTTTGACAATTCTGAAGGTGGAGTTACCTTTTCTGGGGGAGAACCATTATATCAGAATACCTTCTTATTAAAACTTCTAAAAGAATGTAAAAAAAAAGGTATTCATACAACTTTAGATACCTCAGGGTTTGCATCAAAAAAAGTTTTTGCATCTGTTATAGAACATGTTGATCTTTTTTTATACGATCTAAAACTTATTGATGAAAATGAACATATCAGATACACAGGGGTTTCTAACAGGGTAATATTAGATAATTTAAGATATTTAGCTAACAAAAGAAAAGCCGAAGATATAATAATCAGATTCCCGGTTATTCCAAATATTACCGATACAAACAGAAACGTAGAAGGTATTTTAGATTTTATTTCTTCACTGAAAGGAATCAAAGAAATCGATTTAATGCCTTTTCACGATGTAAGTGAGAAGTATTACAGATTAGATAAAAAGTATAAAATGGATAACCAAGAATCTCCAACTAAAAAGAGATTACTCGAAATTAAAGAAAAATTCGAAAAAAAGGGTTATATTGTGAAAATGAATTAATCATGGAGGCATAGAAATTGAAGAAGACAAAGCAATCTATTATAAAAGAGTATATATTAGATCAAATGGAAAATGGCGATCTGAAAAAAGGGGACCGGATACCTTCTGAAAATAAGTTGGCTGAGTACTTCTCAGTAAGTAGACAAACAGTTCGAAAAGCCTTATACGATCTAGAGAGAGAAGGTTATTTGCTAACAAGAAGAGGAAGTGGAACATACGTTAAATCTGTAAAAAAAGACAAAGAAAATATCGGCATATTGACTCAATCGTTGACGGACTACATATTCCCTTTTATAGTCATGGGCGCAGAAGAAGTCTTAAAAAACACAAAGTATAAATCTTTTATTGGAAATGCAAAAAATGATCCTCATGTAGAAAAAGAAACACTTGAAAGATGGCTTGATCTTGGTTTAAAGGGAATGATTGTGGATCCTGTTGTAAGTGCAACCAAACAAGCGAATAAAAATCTTTTGGAAGAAATTAGCGAACAAATACCTACAGTAATAATAAACAGTGATCTAGCCATTCCTCATGCTGGAACATTAGTTTTAAACGATTACGAATGTGGCTCCTTGGCAGCAAGTAAATTTATTGAACTTGGACATAAAAAGGTTGCTGTTATCTACAAAGCAGTTCATAAGGCAGCTGAAGAAAGAGCTAATGGATTTATTGACAAAGTTAAAGAGTTCAAAAAGATAATGTTATACGAACTACCATTTCATGGGCAAGAAACTTCTGATGAGGTTTTTAACCTTATTTTATCGCTTTTGAACTTTCCTAAAGATAACGCGCCTACAGCTATCTTTTGTTCAAACGATTTGGTTGCGATGCAAGTAATTATGGCAGCAAAAAAACTAAGGCTTGAAATACCTAAGGACATTTCTTTAATTGGTTTTGATGATGCTGATTTTGCACAGGCTCTTGAAATTTCAACATTTAGGCACCCAAAGCAACAATTTGGGGAAAAGGCTGCACAGATGTTGTTAAAAATGATAGAAGATAATAACAACGGTAAAGCTGAAAAAGTAGTTGAAAAATCCGAATTTATCGAAAGAAATAGTTTATTAAAAAGAAATTAAGGAGAAAAACATATGACAGATCTTTTAAATTTAGAAATAGAAAAAATGGCAGGATTAAATTTTTCTTGCGATTGTGGTAAAAATCATAAAGTGGATATAGAAAATATTATTGTAGAAAAAGAAGCGTTGAAAAACAAAAGTAGAATTTTTGATAGTCTTAATAAGAAAAACTTGTTTTTTGTAGCTGATAATAATACTTATAAAGCCTGTGGGGAGGAATTATTAAATATTTTAAAAGACGAGAAATATAACGTAACCGAATACATATTTCAAGGTAAAGAACCATTAATACCAAACGAAAAAAGTATCGGTAGATTATTGATAGAAATTCCTAAAAACACATCTTTAATAATAGCGGTAGGTTCTGGAACGATTAACGATATTTGTAGGTATTTAAGTTATAAAACAAACGTTCCTTATATAATTTTTGCTACCGCTCCATCTATGGATGGATACGCTTCTACGGTGTCTCCCTTAATAGTTGAAAACTTCAAAAAAACTTTTGAAGCCACTTATCCAAAAGCTATCATAGCAGATACCCAAATATTAAGAAAAGCTCCTTTAGAGATGATCCATGCAGGATTTGGAGATATTTTAGGGAAGTACACTTCATTAACAGATTGGGAACTTTCAAAGTATATTAATAAGGAATATTATTGTGAAAAAACTGTAAAACTCGTTGAAAAAGCTAGAGATTTATGTGTGAAAAATGCCCAAAAAATTAGTCAAAGAAGTGAAGAAGTAATTAAACAATTAACTGAAGCGTTAATAATTTCTGGTATAGCAATTGGTTTTGTAGGGTATTCAAGACCCGCTTCTGGTGCAGAACATCACATCGCACATTTTTGGGAAATAGATGCCATCTCAAAAAACAAACCTCATCCTTTACACGGAAACGCTGTGGGTGTGGGAACGGTGGTTGTATCCATGATTTATAGGCTAATGAAAGACAAAATTCCAAAAAAAATCTCTCCCCCAGATCCTGAATATCTCATTTCACTACATGAGAAGGTTGGTTCTATATACGATCCAAAAGAATTAGGGATCTCAAAAGAACTCTTCAAAGAAAGTATAATACATGCTAGAGAAATAAGAAACAGATATACAATTCTTCAACTGGCTTATGAACACAATCAATTGGAAAAAATTGCTCAAATACTAACAGAAAAATTTTATGCCTGATTCCTCGTTTCAACAAACTACCATTAATTTGCTTTTAGCAAATTGAAAATCCAATTCAAAAGCAACTACCCCGTCTGTGACAAAAAGCGTCACAGCCACCCCTTCAAAAAGGGGAATTTAAACCCACATGCTTCTCAAAAGGCTGATTAATACCAATTTTTCTTCCTTGAAGGGGAATAAAACCTAAATCCTTTGCAAGAGATAAATTAATACTTATTTAGTAATTTTTATACTTTTATTTCAGAATTTCTTTTAATTTGTCTATGGTTTTGGTTTTGAAAGTAAAATTCCCCTTCCTTGAAGGGGTGGATGCAGCGTTTTATGCTGCAGACGGGGTAGTCACTCTTTAATTTTCTTTTAGCAAATTGGACTTAAGTCAATTTGAACCAAACCCGATTAATTGCTTTTTCATCCTATAAAAACTCAAAATACAATTCCTTGTTTTTATATTTGATTCTGTTATCTTTCTAAACCCCAAGTTGTTATAGAAATTAATAGCTTTTATGTTTTCCTTTTCAACATCTAAAATAATGTTTTTGCTTCCAGATTTTCTAGCTATATCTTCAGCTTTAAAAATTAATTGTTTGCCAGTGCCCAACCCTCTAAATGAGTCATAAACCGCTATGTTACTGATATAAAAATCTTCTTTGCTTATCCTTCCAATAGCTTTATTTAGTTTGATCAATGGTATTATTCTTTTGAAGAAAACAATTCCTAGATTTTTTAGCATAAGATGTCCAGTCCTTAGATTTTCTCTATTTTTTGTTTTCCAGCTATAACATAAGATCATTCCAAGAATCTTTCCTTCTTTCTTGGCAAAATAAATATGCTGATAACTAAAAAGATTGTTTTTAGTTATAAATAAATTATTTAGCATTTTTTTTATATTTTCACCAAAAACTACTGGGAAAAAAGGAGCAGAGATTAGAAAAAGCTTGATAAAATCCTTATTGTCATTAATATTTCCCTTTGTTATATCCATCATTCAAATCATCCCTTATCAATATTTTAACTCAATTTTATATTTTAATAAAGTTCATTTTCAATTAAATATCAAATGTGAATTAAATTAATTTCTTTCAAAAAAGGGAATTAAACCTTGTCCTTTTTCTTGGAAGAAAGATTTTACTTTATAATTGAGTATATAAAAAAGTGTTATAATTGATATTAAAGAAAGTGGATAAACTTCTATCTTTGGGAGGATAAAATTTAATTGGAAAAAGAAAGTTTTGTAAATGACACGAATTATTATTCAAGATTGGATACGTTCATTAGAAAAAATTAT
This window harbors:
- a CDS encoding glycyl-radical enzyme activating protein, with product MKRFNISEKHGLIFDTKRYAIHDGPGIRTTIFFKGCPLNCWWCHNPEGIEYHEELMYFEYQCMHCGTCYEVCLENAIEFDESPKIKRKLCTLCGDCSSSCPTTALRMVGETRTVDEVISEIEKDILFFDNSEGGVTFSGGEPLYQNTFLLKLLKECKKKGIHTTLDTSGFASKKVFASVIEHVDLFLYDLKLIDENEHIRYTGVSNRVILDNLRYLANKRKAEDIIIRFPVIPNITDTNRNVEGILDFISSLKGIKEIDLMPFHDVSEKYYRLDKKYKMDNQESPTKKRLLEIKEKFEKKGYIVKMN
- a CDS encoding alpha-N-arabinofuranosidase; protein product: MRSIMYINKKFVIDKVDDRLFGSFIEHLGRAVYTGIYEPGHPKADENGFRKDVIDLIKELNVSIVRYPGGNFVSGYNWEDGVGPKEDRPKKLELAWQSLEPNEFGTNEFIEWCKKVNTEPMMSLNLGTRGIDEARNFVEYCNHPGGGYYAELRKKHGYEEPHDIKVWCLGNEMDGPWQIGHKTTKEYARLAEETAKVMKLVDPNVSLVACGSSGWHIPTFGEWEATVLEHTYDYVDYISLHAYYDNYENNIENFLAKSLDMDSYIKSAIATCDYIKGRKKTNKTINISFDEWNVWFHSREADKKVEPWQIAPPLLEDVYTFEDSLLVGLMLITLLKHADRVKIACLAQLVNVIAPIMTRKGGGAWRQTIFYPFMHASNFGRGTVLQPVILTDKYDTKDFKEVPFVDSIPVFNEGKNELTIFAVNRAQEKMEFECELKGFEDYSVIEHIVLENDDLKAVNTEENPDNVKPHNNGNAKNDDGKVKADLSPLSWNVIRLAK
- a CDS encoding GNAT family N-acetyltransferase, encoding MDITKGNINDNKDFIKLFLISAPFFPVVFGENIKKMLNNLFITKNNLFSYQHIYFAKKEGKILGMILCYSWKTKNRENLRTGHLMLKNLGIVFFKRIIPLIKLNKAIGRISKEDFYISNIAVYDSFRGLGTGKQLIFKAEDIARKSGSKNIILDVEKENIKAINFYNNLGFRKITESNIKTRNCILSFYRMKKQLIGFGSN
- a CDS encoding substrate-binding domain-containing protein, yielding MKKTKQSIIKEYILDQMENGDLKKGDRIPSENKLAEYFSVSRQTVRKALYDLEREGYLLTRRGSGTYVKSVKKDKENIGILTQSLTDYIFPFIVMGAEEVLKNTKYKSFIGNAKNDPHVEKETLERWLDLGLKGMIVDPVVSATKQANKNLLEEISEQIPTVIINSDLAIPHAGTLVLNDYECGSLAASKFIELGHKKVAVIYKAVHKAAEERANGFIDKVKEFKKIMLYELPFHGQETSDEVFNLILSLLNFPKDNAPTAIFCSNDLVAMQVIMAAKKLRLEIPKDISLIGFDDADFAQALEISTFRHPKQQFGEKAAQMLLKMIEDNNNGKAEKVVEKSEFIERNSLLKRN
- a CDS encoding sn-glycerol-1-phosphate dehydrogenase is translated as MTDLLNLEIEKMAGLNFSCDCGKNHKVDIENIIVEKEALKNKSRIFDSLNKKNLFFVADNNTYKACGEELLNILKDEKYNVTEYIFQGKEPLIPNEKSIGRLLIEIPKNTSLIIAVGSGTINDICRYLSYKTNVPYIIFATAPSMDGYASTVSPLIVENFKKTFEATYPKAIIADTQILRKAPLEMIHAGFGDILGKYTSLTDWELSKYINKEYYCEKTVKLVEKARDLCVKNAQKISQRSEEVIKQLTEALIISGIAIGFVGYSRPASGAEHHIAHFWEIDAISKNKPHPLHGNAVGVGTVVVSMIYRLMKDKIPKKISPPDPEYLISLHEKVGSIYDPKELGISKELFKESIIHAREIRNRYTILQLAYEHNQLEKIAQILTEKFYA
- the hypD gene encoding trans-4-hydroxy-L-proline dehydratase; the encoded protein is MNHRIARLREESVGSKVKISSERARLITEFYKSGSADGKSEPVKKAMAFKYLMERVSLPVEKGQLIVGLRGTGPQQVPTYPEICTHDLEDLEILDKRENMPYKVDEETKKMYEKDIIPFWKGKTTREIIFENLSKEWVEAYNAGIWTEFMEQRAPGHTAGGERIFKTGILDIKEKIKNKIKELSPTDSLYYDKLEELKAMDIAADAILIYAKRYSKKLKDLAKDEKDIERKIELEKMSKICEWVPAHAPTSYWEALQHYWFIHVGVVYETNPWDSFNPGRLDQHLYPFYEKEIAEGSLSREQAKELLEAFWLKFNNQPAVPKVRVTAEESFTYNDFTKINVGGLKKDGSNEVNEVSYLILEVLSEMRTLQPNTAVQVSVKNPERFIIKALEIVGPGFGEPPFFNFDGVLLKMLRQGKSLEDARTAGVSGCVESGSFGKESYILTGYFNLPKILEITLNNGVDPKSGKKIGLSTGDPCTFKNYEELWNAYMNQIKYFMDIKMKGNDIIESIFAKHFPVPFLSLWIDDCVEKAKDYNSGGARYNTQYIQVVGLGTIAYSLTSLKYHIFDQKNIRMDELLKALNSNFEGEFEYLRQVILNKTPKYGEDNDYADFIAKSLVEKIVGVIENYPLSPIRKASKRAYFLPTTVHVYFGKVTGATPDGRKAGQPVSEGVSPVQGSDKKGIAAVFRSVSKCDWDKTGGALLNQRLSPDLLRGNENLKKLAQLIKTFFLMGGHHVQFNVVSTELLKEAQKRPKDFQDLMVRVAGYSDYFVNLPKGLQEEIIARTEYEEI